Proteins encoded in a region of the Tachyglossus aculeatus isolate mTacAcu1 chromosome 11, mTacAcu1.pri, whole genome shotgun sequence genome:
- the MANSC1 gene encoding MANSC domain-containing protein 1, with translation MREIRPWSVPSQIDAGWARHGRSGEMTRGVQWALALAVLAGLGLDPAAAGQSCPVERQEDVIVDIQAAFSRGIRSTEPEYVATEEACLNACCLTKNISGDKECNLIIFDTRKIVNQQNCYLFYCPSEEACPMKPARGLVSYRRTRDLPPLDKTYLPNKNRSSEGEPVGVKSVAQAATSDPRRPPGTNSTAVSWEGEISKTSGLPNASRKQWDEIDGRAQIPPSEKTAGGLGSSQKQGIAKLLPQKGSPDSTAPAHSHPNMPTSTLAPPPPPPQTTGSTAPPMPPSPPSQTPGSALTSTSPPLQSAPEQNPTIPRSLVPSQTLPTATVPPLSTSPAGPLSLSQTPVVSSATPTPPGGRAVSETAGIGTTPSVTAADTGAQNTSLSGALATSAVHPVGPWDSGKAAFERSHPDEASVDGSNLQLDKWALLGALVAGVSFLAVGIAILGRKLFESLQRKRYSRLDYLINGIYLGI, from the exons AGAAATCCGTCCCTGGAGCGTTCCCTCCCAAATCGACGCCGGCTGGGCGCGCCACGGCCGAAGCGGAGAGATGACCCGCGGGGTCCAGTGGGCGCTGGCCTTGGCCGTGCTGGCGGGCCTGGGGCTGGACCCCGCCGCCGCCGGTCAGAGCTGCCCTGTCGAGAGGCAGGAGGACGTCATCGTCGACATCCAGGCGGCCTTCTCACGGGGGATCCGAAGCACTGAGCCGGAGTACGTGGCCACGGAAGAAGCCTGCCTCAACGCTTGCTGTCTGACGAAAAACATTTCCG GGGACAAGGAGTGCAATTTGATCATTTTTGACACCCGGAAGATCGTCAACCAACAAAACTGTTACCTGTTCTACTGCCCCAGTGAGGAAGCCTGCCCAATGAAGCCAGCCAGAGGCCTGGTGAGCTACAGGAGGACTCGAG ATCTTCCACCCTTGGACAAAACCTACTTGCCAAATAAAAACAGAAGCTCGGAAGGTGAACCAGTGGGGGTTAAATCTGTTGCGCAAGCAGCCACATCTGACCCACGACGTCCTCCGGGGACGAATTCCACGGCCGTTTCGTGGGAAGGAGAGATTTCTAAGACATCTGGATTACCCAATGCCTCGAGGAAACAATGGGACGAGATTGACGGGCGCGCTCAGATTCCCCCAAGCGAAAAGACAGCCGGCGGTCTGGGATCTTCCCAGAAACAGGGAATAGCTAAGCTGTTGCCCCAAAAGGGCTCTCCCGATTCTACCGCCCCTGCTCATTCTCATCCCAATATGCCAACCTCtactcttgctcctcctcctcctcctcctcaaaccaCGGGGTCAACGGCTCCTCCGatgcccccctctcctccttctcagacCCCAGGGTCAGCCCTTACCTCcacatctcctccccttcaaTCTGCCCCAGAACAGAATCCAACTATTCCCAGATCCCTTGTCCCTTCCCAAACCCTTCCGACAGCCACTGTCCCAcctctgtctaccagccctgctgGCCCCCTGAGTCTATCCCAGACTCCTGTGGTCTCATCCGCCACCCCTACTCCTCCAGGTGGGCGAGCGGTTTCAGAAACAGCGGGCATTGGGACCACCCCCTCCGTTACAGCTGCCGACACGGGCGCTCAAAACACCTCCCTTTCAGGTGCTTTGGCTACCTCTGCCGTCCATCCAGTTGGCCCTTGGGACTCGGGGAAGGCCGCTTTCGAACGCTCCCACCCTGATGAGGCCTCTGTGGATGGATCCAACCTCCAGCTAGATAAGTGGGCCCTCCTCGGGGCGCTGGTCGCTGGGGTCTCCTTCCTGGCGGTTGGCATCGCCATCCTTGGCCGCAAGCTCTTCGAGTCCCTTCAGAGAAAACGCTACTCCAGGCTGGATTATCTGATCAACGGAATCTACCTGGGCATTTAG